Proteins co-encoded in one Flavivirga eckloniae genomic window:
- a CDS encoding class I SAM-dependent methyltransferase — protein MDKKENRARRIKKPWPTKAAMEQVYSMQLWGGNGADFYSGEGSHQPELVSPYINVLTAFLTSFKSPIKVCDLGCGDFNVGRKLVNYAKTYVAVDIVEDLIAHNKEKFKEDNLEFHCLDIAVDDLPSGDCALLRQVLQHLSNTEVQRIVSKLTDFKYVVLTEHVPEGDFVPNKDIISGQGIRIKKQSGLNLLAPPFNLKIKEEKQLLSIVLNDNKGAIVTTLYKMF, from the coding sequence ATGGATAAAAAAGAAAATAGAGCTAGAAGAATAAAAAAACCTTGGCCGACTAAGGCTGCTATGGAACAGGTTTATAGTATGCAGCTTTGGGGTGGCAATGGGGCTGATTTTTACTCTGGAGAGGGATCGCATCAGCCTGAACTAGTAAGTCCATATATAAATGTTTTAACCGCATTTTTAACATCTTTTAAAAGTCCTATTAAGGTATGTGATTTAGGTTGTGGAGATTTTAATGTTGGAAGGAAATTGGTGAATTATGCCAAGACATATGTTGCGGTAGATATAGTAGAAGACCTTATAGCCCACAATAAAGAAAAGTTTAAGGAAGACAATTTAGAATTCCATTGTTTGGATATTGCAGTAGATGATTTGCCTTCGGGAGATTGCGCTTTGTTAAGACAGGTCTTACAACATTTGTCGAATACTGAGGTGCAAAGAATAGTGAGTAAATTGACCGATTTTAAATATGTCGTTTTAACTGAACATGTGCCCGAAGGCGACTTTGTACCCAATAAAGACATCATTTCTGGTCAGGGTATCAGAATAAAAAAACAAAGCGGCTTAAATTTATTGGCGCCCCCATTCAATCTTAAAATAAAAGAAGAAAAGCAATTATTATCTATTGTTTTAAATGATAACAAAGGCGCTATAGTAACTACGCTTTATAAAATGTTTTAA